Proteins from a genomic interval of Diospyros lotus cultivar Yz01 chromosome 6, ASM1463336v1, whole genome shotgun sequence:
- the LOC127804637 gene encoding thioredoxin H-type 1-like: protein MKKECRNRREWNLYVESDPSTKKVVVFTTTWSAPCRFMEPYLNRMVRKRPDLTFVFGDADNLEFIAEKEVFELPTILFMKDGQTVYHFSGADDGELEQMFNNF, encoded by the exons atgaaaaaagAATGCCGCAATAGGAGGGAATGGAATCTGTACGTTGAGTCTGATCCCTCCACAAAG AAAGTCGTCGTGTTCACGACTACATGGAGTGCACCCTGCCGCTTCATGGAACCTTATCTGAATCGTATGGTCAGGAAACGGCCAGACCTTACCTTTGTCTTCGGAGATGCCGATAACCTAGAG TTCATCGCTGAAAAGGAAGTTTTTGAACTGCCAACCATCCTATTCATGAAAGATGGCCAGACTGTGTATCACTTCTCGGGGGCAGATGATGGAGAACTGGAGCAAATgtttaacaatttttaa